The Pseudomonas iranensis genome includes a window with the following:
- the flhF gene encoding flagellar biosynthesis protein FlhF, with the protein MQVKRFFAADMRQAMKLVRDELGADAAIIGNRRIAGGVELTAALDYKLSALAPRVPNMELEDELRKTQSRIVTAQAELSLRGEADGNTNQQLFAGLPLTAGLPLTAAEPLSEPTYAAPTRPAAAPAQASAGVDPRALDSMRFELNSLRELMEVQLGTLAWNQLQGSRPAQANLYRRLQRIGLSGPLSRDLLAMITDIEEPRQAWRMLLAHLARMIAVPEVEPLEEGGVIAMVGPAGMGKTTTLAKLAARYVLKYGAQNVALVSMDSFRIGAQEQLKTLGRILNVPVTHVDPGQSLVQALDPLLRKRVVLIDTAGLQASDPALRMQLESLAGRGIRSKNYLVLATTSQKQVLTAAYHSYKRCGLAGCILTKLDETASLGEVLSLAISHELPVAYLTDGPRIPDDLHLPRRHQLVSRAVSVQMQEEPSEEAMADMFADIYHSPTKQVG; encoded by the coding sequence ATGCAAGTTAAGCGTTTTTTCGCCGCCGATATGCGTCAGGCCATGAAGCTGGTTCGCGATGAGCTGGGCGCTGATGCCGCCATCATCGGCAACCGCCGCATTGCCGGCGGCGTCGAGTTGACGGCGGCTCTGGATTACAAACTGTCGGCGCTGGCGCCACGGGTTCCGAACATGGAACTCGAAGACGAGCTGCGCAAGACCCAGTCGCGCATCGTCACCGCCCAGGCCGAGCTGAGCCTGCGTGGCGAAGCCGACGGCAACACCAATCAGCAGTTGTTCGCCGGGCTGCCGTTGACCGCAGGCCTGCCGCTGACTGCTGCCGAACCGCTGAGCGAGCCGACCTACGCCGCACCGACGCGCCCGGCCGCAGCGCCTGCGCAGGCCTCGGCGGGTGTCGATCCGCGTGCGCTGGATTCGATGCGTTTTGAATTGAACAGCCTGCGCGAGCTGATGGAAGTGCAGCTCGGCACCCTGGCCTGGAATCAGTTGCAAGGCAGCCGTCCGGCCCAGGCCAATCTGTATCGCCGTCTGCAGCGCATCGGCCTGTCCGGCCCGCTGTCGCGCGATCTGCTGGCGATGATCACCGATATCGAAGAACCCCGTCAGGCCTGGCGCATGCTGCTCGCGCACCTGGCGCGGATGATTGCCGTACCGGAAGTCGAGCCGCTGGAAGAGGGCGGTGTGATTGCCATGGTCGGCCCCGCCGGCATGGGCAAGACCACCACGCTGGCCAAGCTCGCCGCGCGTTACGTGCTCAAGTACGGCGCGCAGAACGTCGCACTGGTGAGCATGGACAGCTTCCGCATCGGCGCGCAGGAACAATTGAAAACCCTCGGGCGCATTCTTAACGTGCCGGTAACGCACGTCGATCCGGGTCAGTCGCTGGTGCAGGCATTGGATCCACTGCTACGCAAGCGCGTGGTTTTGATCGATACTGCCGGCCTGCAAGCCAGTGATCCGGCGTTGCGCATGCAGCTTGAGAGCCTGGCCGGGCGTGGCATTCGCTCAAAAAATTATCTGGTCCTGGCAACCACCAGCCAGAAACAGGTTCTAACCGCCGCTTATCACAGTTACAAGCGTTGCGGGCTGGCCGGCTGCATCCTGACTAAACTGGATGAAACGGCCAGTCTCGGCGAAGTGTTGAGCCTGGCGATCAGTCATGAATTGCCGGTCGCGTATCTGACCGATGGCCCACGGATTCCGGATGATCTGCATCTGCCGCGCCGTCATCAACTGGTCAGCCGCGCCGTCAGCGTGCAAATGCAGGAAGAACCCAGCGAAGAAGCCATGGCTGACATGTTCGCTGATATCTATCACAGCCCGACCAAGCAGGTTGGCTGA
- the fleN gene encoding flagellar synthesis regulator FleN, producing the protein MGSMHPVQVIAVTGGKGGVGKTNVSVNLSLALAELGRRVMLLDADLGLANVDVLLGLTPKRTLADVIEGRCELRDVLLQGPGGIRIVPAASGTQSMVHLSPAQHAGLIQAFSDIGDNLDVLVIDTAAGIGDSVVSFVRAAQEVLLVVCDEPTSITDAYALIKLLNRDYGMNRFRVLANMAQSPQEGRNLFAKLTKVTDRFLDVALQYVGAVPYDESVRKAVQKQRAVYEAFPRSKCALAFKAIAQKVDTWPLPANPRGHLEFFVERLVQQTAGPVI; encoded by the coding sequence ATGGGCAGCATGCATCCCGTACAGGTGATCGCGGTGACCGGCGGCAAAGGTGGCGTCGGCAAGACTAACGTGTCAGTGAACTTGTCGCTGGCGCTGGCAGAGCTTGGCCGTCGGGTCATGCTGCTGGACGCCGACCTGGGCCTGGCGAACGTCGACGTTCTGCTGGGGCTGACACCCAAGCGCACACTGGCCGACGTCATCGAAGGCCGTTGCGAACTGCGCGACGTGCTGTTGCAGGGCCCGGGCGGGATTCGCATCGTGCCGGCGGCCTCCGGCACGCAGAGCATGGTGCACCTGAGCCCGGCGCAGCACGCCGGCCTGATCCAGGCGTTCAGCGACATCGGCGACAATCTCGACGTGCTGGTGATCGACACCGCTGCGGGTATTGGTGACTCGGTAGTCAGTTTCGTTCGTGCCGCCCAGGAAGTGTTGCTGGTGGTCTGCGACGAGCCGACTTCGATCACCGACGCTTACGCGCTGATCAAGTTGCTCAACCGCGACTACGGCATGAACCGCTTCCGCGTGCTGGCCAACATGGCGCAGAGCCCGCAGGAAGGGCGCAACCTGTTCGCCAAGTTGACCAAGGTCACGGATCGCTTCCTTGACGTCGCCCTACAATACGTCGGCGCCGTGCCGTACGACGAAAGCGTGCGCAAAGCGGTGCAGAAGCAGCGCGCCGTCTACGAAGCCTTTCCCCGTTCCAAGTGCGCGCTGGCCTTCAAGGCCATCGCCCAGAAGGTCGACACCTGGCCGCTGCCGGCCAACCCGCGCGGGCATCTGGAATTTTTCGTCGAGCGTCTCGTGCAGCAAACCGCAGGGCCTGTGATATGA
- the fliA gene encoding RNA polymerase sigma factor FliA — protein MTASGMNLYKKSARDAQYELIERYAPLVKRIAYHLLARLPASVQVEDLIQAGMIGLLEVSTKYDASKGASFETYAGIRIRGAMLDEVRKGDWAPRSVHRNTRMVSDAIRSIEAKTGRDAKDHEVAAELQLSLDDYYGILNDTLGSRLFSFDDLLQDGEHEGLHEDGASAHMEPSRDLEDERFQAALADAIANLPERERLVLALYYDEELNLKEIGEVLGVSESRVSQLHSQCAARLRGRLGEWRAR, from the coding sequence ATGACCGCCAGTGGCATGAATCTTTACAAAAAGTCGGCGCGTGACGCGCAATACGAATTGATCGAGCGCTACGCGCCACTGGTCAAGCGCATTGCCTATCACTTGCTGGCGCGCCTGCCGGCCAGCGTGCAGGTCGAAGACCTGATCCAGGCCGGGATGATCGGTTTGCTGGAAGTCTCGACCAAATACGACGCCAGCAAAGGCGCCAGTTTCGAAACGTACGCGGGCATTCGAATCCGCGGCGCGATGCTCGATGAAGTGCGCAAAGGGGATTGGGCGCCACGCTCGGTTCACCGTAATACCAGGATGGTCAGCGACGCGATTCGCTCGATTGAAGCTAAAACCGGCCGTGACGCTAAAGATCACGAGGTTGCGGCCGAACTCCAATTGAGTCTCGACGATTACTACGGGATTCTGAATGACACCTTGGGCAGTCGCCTGTTCAGTTTCGACGACCTGTTGCAGGACGGCGAACACGAAGGGCTGCACGAGGATGGCGCGAGTGCTCATATGGAGCCGTCACGCGATCTGGAAGATGAACGCTTCCAGGCGGCGCTGGCGGACGCGATTGCCAATTTGCCGGAGCGTGAGCGACTGGTGTTGGCGCTGTACTACGACGAAGAGCTGAACCTCAAGGAAATCGGTGAAGTCCTTGGCGTCAGTGAATCGCGGGTCAGCCAGTTACACAGCCAGTGCGCGGCCCGTCTGCGGGGGCGTTTGGGGGAGTGGCGAGCGCGCTGA
- a CDS encoding chemotaxis response regulator CheY: MKILIVDDFSTMRRIIKNLLRDLGFTNTVEADDGVTAIPVLNSGSIDFLVTDWNMPGMTGIDLLRHVRADEKLKHLPVLMVTAEAKREQIIEAAQAGVNGYVVKPFTAQALKDKIEKIFERIG; the protein is encoded by the coding sequence ATGAAAATCCTCATCGTTGATGACTTCTCAACGATGCGGCGGATCATCAAGAACCTGCTGCGCGATCTTGGGTTCACCAACACCGTCGAGGCCGACGATGGCGTAACCGCCATTCCGGTGCTCAACAGCGGCAGCATCGACTTTCTGGTAACGGACTGGAACATGCCGGGCATGACCGGTATCGACCTGCTGCGTCACGTGCGCGCCGATGAAAAACTCAAGCACCTCCCGGTGTTGATGGTGACTGCTGAAGCCAAGCGCGAGCAGATCATCGAGGCCGCTCAGGCCGGTGTGAACGGTTACGTGGTCAAACCTTTCACGGCTCAAGCGTTGAAAGACAAAATCGAGAAGATTTTCGAACGCATCGGCTGA